One Pseudomonas sp. FP1742 genomic window carries:
- the traD gene encoding type IV conjugative transfer system coupling protein TraD codes for MAEHAMESKLRPAVELYTVAICIAAAVLCVYSPWAVALSPEIGLVAALAYTLFGLIRLRQAWEVLRYRRNIRRLPRYELTSRQIPVSRKRLFMGRGFRWTRLHTQRLVEAQDPAVAHYVDQSTSYRLARGLERRLEHPPFPLSTLARVTAWDSAFNPLRPLPPVGGSPLLHGVEPNETEVSLPLGERVGHTLVLGTTRVGKTRLAEVYITQDIHRVEHEVVIVFDPKGDADLLKRMYVEAKRAGREKEFYVFHLGWPEISARYNAVGRFGRISEVASRIAGQLSGEGNSAAFREFAWRFVNIIARALIELGRRPDYLQIQRHVVNIDALFIEYAQQFFAKTDPKAWEVIVQLEGKLTEKNIPRHMVGREKRVVAIEQYLAVKRVFDPVMDGLRSAVRYDRTYFDKIVASLLPLLEKLTTGKTAQLLAPNYTDLDDPRPIFDWMQIIRKRGIVYVGLDALTDAEVAAAVGNSMFADLVSVAGHIYKHGIDHGLPQSGKNSDKLPINLHADEFNELMGDEFIPLINKGGGAGIQVTAYTQTLSDIEARIGNRAKAGQVIGNFNTLQMLRVRETATAELLTQQLPKVNVLTKTLVSGATDTSDPEANTDFTSSSQDRVSSTSVPLIEPAHIVSLPKGQMFSFQAGGQLWKVRMPLPKSSNDDAMPKDLQELTLRMRATYNEQAGHWWSASGGGPTTNFDLDRVG; via the coding sequence ATGGCCGAGCATGCGATGGAGTCCAAGCTCCGGCCAGCGGTGGAGCTGTACACCGTAGCGATCTGCATCGCCGCCGCGGTGTTGTGCGTGTACTCGCCCTGGGCTGTGGCCCTGTCACCCGAGATCGGTCTGGTTGCAGCGCTGGCCTATACCCTGTTCGGCCTTATCCGACTGCGACAAGCCTGGGAGGTGCTGCGCTATCGGCGCAATATCCGTCGGCTGCCGCGCTACGAACTGACCAGCCGACAGATTCCAGTCAGTCGTAAGCGTTTGTTCATGGGGCGCGGCTTTCGCTGGACCCGCCTGCACACCCAGCGCTTGGTCGAGGCCCAGGATCCGGCGGTCGCCCACTATGTCGACCAATCGACCAGCTACCGTCTGGCCCGTGGACTCGAACGGCGCCTGGAACATCCACCGTTTCCGCTCTCGACATTGGCCCGTGTCACCGCCTGGGACAGTGCCTTCAATCCGTTGCGTCCGTTGCCCCCAGTCGGTGGTTCGCCGCTGTTGCATGGGGTCGAACCCAACGAAACGGAGGTCAGTCTGCCGCTGGGCGAACGGGTCGGACATACCCTGGTGCTCGGCACGACGCGTGTTGGGAAGACCCGGCTCGCCGAGGTGTACATCACCCAGGACATTCACCGCGTCGAACATGAGGTGGTCATCGTCTTCGATCCGAAGGGCGATGCCGACTTGCTCAAACGGATGTACGTCGAAGCCAAACGGGCCGGTCGAGAAAAGGAATTCTATGTTTTCCATCTAGGCTGGCCGGAGATCTCGGCCCGCTACAACGCCGTGGGACGTTTCGGACGCATTTCTGAGGTGGCGTCTCGCATTGCTGGGCAACTCAGTGGTGAAGGCAACTCTGCGGCCTTCCGTGAGTTCGCCTGGCGTTTCGTCAACATCATCGCCCGCGCACTGATCGAACTGGGGCGACGTCCGGACTACCTGCAGATCCAGCGACATGTAGTCAACATCGACGCGCTGTTCATCGAATACGCCCAGCAATTTTTCGCCAAGACCGATCCGAAAGCCTGGGAAGTGATCGTCCAACTTGAAGGCAAGCTCACCGAGAAGAACATTCCCCGACATATGGTGGGGCGCGAAAAGCGTGTGGTGGCCATCGAGCAGTACCTGGCGGTGAAGCGGGTATTTGATCCGGTAATGGACGGACTGCGTTCGGCGGTACGATATGACCGTACTTACTTCGACAAAATCGTTGCCTCGCTACTGCCGCTGCTGGAGAAACTCACCACCGGCAAGACCGCCCAGTTACTGGCCCCCAACTACACCGATTTAGATGACCCTCGGCCAATTTTCGACTGGATGCAGATCATCCGAAAACGCGGCATCGTTTACGTCGGTCTGGATGCACTGACCGACGCCGAGGTGGCCGCCGCTGTGGGCAACTCCATGTTCGCCGACTTGGTCTCGGTCGCCGGACACATCTACAAACACGGCATCGACCATGGCCTGCCCCAATCGGGTAAAAACAGTGACAAGTTGCCGATCAACCTCCACGCCGATGAGTTCAACGAGTTGATGGGTGATGAATTCATCCCGCTGATCAATAAGGGCGGCGGTGCCGGTATCCAGGTAACCGCCTACACCCAGACTCTCAGCGATATCGAAGCACGTATCGGCAACCGCGCCAAAGCTGGCCAGGTGATTGGCAACTTCAACACCCTGCAGATGCTCCGCGTGCGCGAAACCGCCACCGCGGAACTACTCACCCAGCAGTTGCCCAAGGTTAACGTGCTGACCAAGACCCTGGTGTCGGGTGCCACCGACACCTCCGATCCTGAGGCCAACACGGACTTCACCTCGTCCTCACAGGATCGCGTCAGCAGCACCAGTGTGCCGCTGATCGAGCCAGCGCATATCGTCAGCTTGCCCAAGGGGCAAATGTTCTCCTTCCAGGCCGGTGGTCAGCTCTGGAAAGTCCGCATGCCTTTACCTAAATCCTCCAACGACGATGCTATGCCCAAGGATCTGCAGGAACTCACTCTGCGGATGCGGGCCACCTACAACGAGCAAGCAGGGCACTGGTGGAGCGCAAGCGGTGGCGGCCCAACAACCAACTTTGATTTGGATCGGGTGGGGTAG
- a CDS encoding TIGR03747 family integrating conjugative element membrane protein: protein MATSAQNTPPQPVQRPGMIVSAISLVLRIIGLLIATLLFSILIEFAGLLLFWSDQGWRHSQAMLTSELGWLSEHFKSSLLIQQPGPTIIQMLDFLNQWLLVKTGFADFFLQARVSSQGNGFWGWINQLYVGIEDFVLAAVYVTFTFVVRLSILVLATPLFLLAALTGLVDGLMRRDLRKFGAGRESSFVYHRAKRAVIPLLVVPWIIYLSLPFSLNPIVIFLPCAVVLGTAVAITVTTFKKYL, encoded by the coding sequence ATGGCAACTTCCGCCCAGAACACGCCGCCACAACCGGTCCAGCGTCCGGGAATGATCGTCTCAGCCATCAGCCTGGTCCTGCGCATCATCGGTTTGCTGATCGCCACGTTGCTGTTCTCGATTCTGATTGAATTCGCTGGTTTGCTGCTGTTCTGGAGTGATCAGGGCTGGCGGCACAGCCAGGCCATGCTGACCAGTGAACTGGGCTGGCTCAGCGAGCACTTCAAATCTTCACTTCTCATCCAACAGCCTGGGCCAACGATTATCCAGATGCTGGATTTCCTCAATCAGTGGCTGCTGGTCAAGACCGGCTTTGCAGATTTTTTCCTGCAGGCGCGGGTGTCGAGCCAAGGCAACGGTTTCTGGGGCTGGATCAACCAGCTCTACGTGGGTATCGAGGACTTTGTCCTTGCGGCGGTGTATGTCACCTTCACCTTCGTGGTGCGCCTGAGCATTCTGGTCCTGGCGACACCCTTGTTTCTGCTGGCCGCGCTCACCGGTTTGGTCGATGGTTTGATGCGTCGCGACCTGCGAAAATTTGGCGCAGGGCGGGAAAGCAGCTTTGTTTATCACAGGGCTAAACGAGCAGTGATACCACTGCTAGTCGTGCCCTGGATCATTTATCTGTCACTGCCCTTTTCGCTCAATCCCATAGTTATTTTTTTGCCTTGCGCGGTAGTACTTGGAACGGCGGTAGCGATCACAGTGACGACATTCAAAAAATATCTCTAG
- a CDS encoding RAQPRD family integrative conjugative element protein, producing the protein MPTITVFRCLLLSLAIVDDSSYAASGHEQDQLSLIQQQLDIIERVATKAEAASTPQPDDRYRFDYPRLTQDIQRIRHGVQGYLSPSRAQPRDPTELVGDYRLDTPPAESSP; encoded by the coding sequence ATGCCAACTATTACCGTCTTTCGCTGCTTACTACTCTCGCTGGCTATCGTCGATGACAGCAGCTATGCCGCATCTGGTCATGAGCAGGATCAGCTCAGCCTAATCCAGCAGCAGCTCGACATTATCGAACGCGTTGCAACGAAAGCTGAGGCAGCCAGCACGCCTCAACCCGACGATCGCTATCGCTTCGACTATCCCCGACTAACCCAGGACATTCAGCGCATCCGTCACGGAGTGCAGGGCTACCTGTCCCCTTCCCGCGCTCAACCCCGCGATCCCACTGAATTGGTCGGCGATTACCGCCTCGACACTCCGCCCGCGGAGTCCTCGCCATGA
- a CDS encoding TIGR03758 family integrating conjugative element protein, which yields MSMTDAQIAAFQNASGFSAQSSSMLWLSLVLILALLWCTWVMWTAYRGWAVGSVRFGAFGGSVVRVLLTLLVLMFFTLS from the coding sequence ATGAGCATGACTGACGCTCAGATCGCAGCATTCCAAAATGCCTCCGGCTTTTCTGCGCAGAGCAGTTCGATGCTGTGGCTGTCCCTGGTTCTCATCCTGGCTTTGCTCTGGTGTACCTGGGTGATGTGGACGGCTTACCGGGGCTGGGCAGTCGGCAGCGTGCGTTTCGGCGCGTTTGGCGGCAGCGTCGTGCGCGTGCTGCTCACATTGTTGGTACTGATGTTCTTCACCCTTTCCTAA
- a CDS encoding TIGR03745 family integrating conjugative element membrane protein, protein MLKCLAPLKNNLRDRASQRLIGLLLVLGPSLAFAELPTMEAPSRGEGSGLIETIKNYAYDGGILLGLLIALLAFLGVAWHSLTVYADVQNQRKTWKDLGAVVGIGALLVVIIIWFLTKAAAIL, encoded by the coding sequence ATGCTCAAGTGCCTTGCCCCCCTGAAAAACAACCTGCGTGATCGTGCCAGTCAACGTCTAATCGGCTTATTGTTGGTGCTCGGTCCAAGCCTGGCTTTTGCCGAGCTACCGACCATGGAAGCCCCTTCGCGTGGTGAAGGATCTGGTCTGATTGAGACGATCAAAAACTACGCCTACGACGGCGGCATCTTGCTCGGCCTACTGATCGCCCTGCTCGCTTTTCTCGGCGTGGCCTGGCATTCGCTGACCGTTTATGCCGACGTGCAGAACCAGCGCAAGACCTGGAAGGACTTGGGTGCTGTAGTCGGAATCGGAGCTCTGCTGGTGGTAATCATCATCTGGTTCCTGACCAAGGCTGCCGCGATTCTGTGA
- a CDS encoding TIGR03750 family conjugal transfer protein codes for MNDSIERLADGTLVFLPERLNRDPAVLRGLTNDEMWVALGTGAVIGLVLGVPLATSTASIALAPTSMIAGMAVVLFASGTLLRRAKRARPETWLYRKLEWVLASRWRLDRGTLILHSGAWTVRRSRRLRPALSRRQP; via the coding sequence ATGAACGACTCTATCGAACGTCTTGCCGACGGCACCTTGGTTTTTCTGCCGGAGCGACTCAACCGTGATCCTGCCGTGTTGCGCGGTTTGACCAATGATGAGATGTGGGTGGCGCTCGGCACCGGCGCAGTCATTGGTCTGGTGCTGGGCGTGCCTCTGGCGACCAGCACCGCCTCCATTGCCTTGGCGCCGACCAGCATGATCGCAGGCATGGCGGTGGTGTTATTTGCCAGTGGCACGCTACTGCGTCGCGCTAAACGGGCTCGCCCCGAGACCTGGTTGTACCGCAAGCTCGAATGGGTACTGGCCAGCCGTTGGCGCCTGGATCGAGGGACTTTGATCCTCCACTCCGGCGCCTGGACGGTTCGCCGTTCACGTCGACTGCGCCCTGCCCTGTCCCGGCGGCAGCCATGA
- a CDS encoding PFL_4703 family integrating conjugative element protein codes for MSRFRNKVDAQQAHIFSLRLAVMILALLCAGLWYGWHSAPTDLTVHVPPDLRSGSTRKWWDIPSENVYAFALYIFGQLNRWPSDGEQDYRRAIYGLQSYLTPSCKAFLDGDYEYRKAAGELRQRVRGVYEILGRGYSEDPELRVKQLDRDSWLVKLDLNADEYYAAEPVKRVVVRYPLRVVRFDLDPERNKWGLALDCYQGTPQKISLPGGEP; via the coding sequence ATGAGCCGATTTCGAAACAAGGTGGATGCCCAACAGGCCCATATCTTCAGCCTGCGTCTGGCGGTAATGATCCTGGCCCTGCTCTGTGCCGGACTCTGGTATGGCTGGCACTCGGCACCGACCGATCTGACCGTGCATGTACCACCCGATCTGCGCTCGGGTAGCACGCGCAAATGGTGGGACATCCCCTCAGAGAATGTCTATGCCTTCGCCCTGTACATCTTTGGTCAGCTCAACCGCTGGCCCTCGGATGGCGAGCAGGATTATCGCCGCGCTATCTATGGTTTGCAGTCCTACCTGACACCTTCCTGCAAGGCTTTCCTCGACGGCGACTACGAGTATCGCAAGGCCGCTGGTGAACTGCGCCAGCGGGTGCGCGGCGTCTACGAGATCCTGGGCCGAGGCTACAGCGAAGATCCGGAACTCAGGGTCAAGCAACTCGACCGCGACAGCTGGCTGGTCAAGCTCGACCTCAATGCCGATGAGTATTACGCCGCCGAACCGGTGAAACGGGTGGTGGTACGTTATCCATTACGCGTGGTGCGTTTCGACCTGGATCCCGAACGCAACAAGTGGGGGCTGGCACTGGACTGTTATCAGGGCACTCCGCAAAAAATCTCCCTGCCCGGAGGTGAGCCATGA
- a CDS encoding TIGR03749 family integrating conjugative element protein, protein MKRISTLGFTVALVLWGAAAQAVELMHWERLPLAVPLVINQERVVFVDEDVRVGVPSTLTGKLRVQSTGGTLYLRASEAIAPTRLQLQSVTTGEIILLDIAATPGDQPLEPVRILKNAPVQATEAEFNTIPVPERTPIPVALTRYAAQSLYAPLRTVESLPGVRRVPLKLRTELPTLLPTENVSSTPVAAWRLGDYWVTAVKLRNRGSAMVQLDPRRLQAKLFAAAFQHAFLGPVGSAEDTTIAYLVTRGAGLENAVLLPPVARGADDEG, encoded by the coding sequence ATGAAGCGGATTTCTACCCTGGGATTCACCGTCGCACTGGTGCTATGGGGAGCAGCAGCGCAGGCCGTCGAGCTGATGCACTGGGAACGTCTTCCCCTTGCGGTCCCACTGGTGATCAACCAGGAACGGGTGGTCTTTGTCGATGAGGATGTTCGAGTCGGTGTGCCCTCAACCCTGACGGGCAAGCTGCGCGTGCAATCAACCGGTGGCACATTGTACCTGCGCGCCTCGGAAGCCATCGCCCCGACCCGCCTGCAACTGCAATCGGTCACGACGGGCGAGATCATCCTGCTGGATATCGCGGCCACTCCCGGCGATCAACCGCTGGAGCCCGTGCGTATTCTCAAGAATGCTCCGGTGCAGGCTACCGAAGCTGAATTTAACACCATCCCTGTTCCAGAACGTACGCCGATCCCGGTCGCCTTGACGCGCTATGCCGCACAGAGCCTGTACGCGCCGCTGCGCACCGTGGAGTCCCTGCCCGGGGTACGCCGCGTCCCGCTTAAGCTGCGCACCGAACTGCCAACTCTGCTGCCGACCGAAAACGTGTCCAGCACACCTGTCGCCGCCTGGCGACTCGGGGATTACTGGGTGACGGCGGTGAAGTTGCGCAATCGTGGTTCAGCGATGGTGCAACTCGACCCGCGTCGGCTTCAGGCCAAGCTGTTCGCCGCGGCCTTCCAGCATGCTTTCCTCGGGCCTGTCGGCAGCGCCGAAGACACCACGATTGCCTACCTCGTCACCCGCGGTGCTGGCCTCGAAAACGCCGTGCTGCTCCCGCCCGTTGCGCGAGGTGCTGACGATGAAGGCTAA